One window of Triplophysa rosa linkage group LG10, Trosa_1v2, whole genome shotgun sequence genomic DNA carries:
- the zdhhc22 gene encoding palmitoyltransferase ZDHHC22 — protein MLFRMVKLRLLNTIAPAYFYTATVVTFALHFLLFLPRIFQTPDMTISPTMLIHIAVLLYLMGNALGNYTMTIWFPSESTNETVIPVCSPDCPDRIDAHYLLNGRHFCKVCKKVIMKRDHHCFFTGNCIGNRNMRYFIMFSVYTSCCCLYSLVIGVAYLILEYSISFENPLMFLTLLPLSTCYFFLGMISGLQLFLVLMLYIWLGVGLVSAGFCCQQFLLVARGQTWCQLQKGQLSESHGTWRANLSDVFGSSWALGLFLPVQTVETAPGNWQVYHDHKHD, from the exons GTGGTGACGTTCGCCCTGCACTTCCTCCTTTTCCTGCCCAGGATTTTCCAAACCCCGGATATGACGATAAGTCCCACCATGCTGATCCACATTGCGGTCCTTCTGTACCTCATGGGAAACGCTCTGGGAAATTACACAATGACTATATGGTTCCCATCTGAAAGTACCAATGAGACAGTTATCCCGGTGTGTTCACCTGACTGCCCAGACAGAATTGATGCCCACTACCTCTTGAATGGTCGCCACTTCTGTAAAGTGTGTAAAAAAGTGATTATGAAACGGGACCACCATTGCTTTTTCACAGGGAATTGCATAGGGAACAGAAACATGCGCTACTTTATTATGTTCAGCGTCTACACGTCCTGTTGTTGTTTGTACTCTTTGGTAATTGGAGTGGCCTATCTTATATTGGAGTACTCCATTTCCTTTGAGAATCCTCTGATGTTCCTCACACTCCTACCCCTCTCCACATGTTACTTCTTCCTTG GTATGATATCAGGTCTCCAGCTCTTTCTGGTTCTAATGCTGTACATCTGGCTGGGTGTCGGGCTAGTGAGTGCCGGCTTCTGCTGTCAACAGTTTCTACTAGTGGCCCGAGGGCAGACCTGGTGTCAGCTCCAAAAAGGCCAATTGTCAGAGAGTCATGGTACCTGGCGTGCCAACCTGAGTGACGTTTTTGGTTCCAGCTGGGCTTTGGGTCTTTTCCTGCCTGTGCAGACTGTTGAGACCGCACCTGGCAACTGGCAGGTCTACCATGACCACAAACATGACTGA
- the cipca gene encoding CLOCK-interacting pacemaker a — MGNKRKAPSDIDKYSDASSGYFSALDQTDFEDVVPTTTATHSMQTAPRVPFIPGSHTGVSPMIIMNNLVLKQPNCETPASKPWSLNPSVDVVPQSQLVFLQPVMSTSDCTSQSSGKQKHSKKYVSTYTKIAPHPAHVSPVDCGPSTINKKSNHSGRHQHLHHDDDKPLHCLNQNEAFKGYDVHPNDASWGEFNHRPGADLAVEDSFSRLSDPQEPHTTISPNSHCTDSVLSAYPQKCFKAEQSSDVENIQEALSSSMSKRKRFCNTYNILNRSGLLGITLRTKELIRQNKRSQAQLQSLQAQTDLFLEAICSGDPKVWTRLQLTLQNSGDCEDNAVESERSVEPDITAVGCMI, encoded by the exons ATGGGAAACAAACGAAAAGCACCTAGTGACATTGATAAATATTCAG ATGCCAGTTCAGGATATTTTAGCGCTTTggaccagacagattttgaagaTGTGGTACCAACCACTACTGCAACACATAGCATGCAGACAGCCCCACGGGTGCCTTTCATTCCTGGTTCACATACAGGCGTCTCTCCCATGATCATAATGAACAACCTTGTACTTAAACAG CCTAACTGTGAGACCCCTGCATCAAAACCATGGAGCTTAAACCCTTCAGTAGACGTGGTTCCTCAGTCCCAGCTGGTTTTCCTCCAGCCAGTCATGTCCACTAGTGACTGCACCTCCCAAAGCTCTGGCAAACAAAAACATTCCAaaaagtatgtttccacatataCAAAAATCGCTCCACACCCTGCACATGTGTCTCCTGTTGACTGTGGTCCCAGTACCATCAATAAGAAATCAAACCACAGTGGAAGGCATCAGCATCTTCACCATGATGATGATAAACCACTTCACTGTTTGAATCAGAATGAGGCATTTAAAGGTTATGACGTACACCCCAATGATGCTTCCTGGGGCGAATTCAATCACAGACCTGGCGCAGACCTGGCTGTGGAAGACTCCTTTTCCAGGCTTTCCGACCCCCAGGAGCCCCATACCACAATTTCACCAAACTCTCATTGCACCGACTCAGTCCTCTCCGCATACCCTCAAAAGTGTTTCAAAGCAGAACAGAGTAGTGATGTGGAGAATATCCAAGAGGCCCTTTCTTCAAGCATGAGCAAACGTAAACGCTTCTGCAACACGTACAATATTCTGAATAGGTCGGGTTTGCTGGGCATCACGTTGCGTACCAAGGAGCTTATCCGACAAAACAAACGTTCCCAAGCCCAGCTTCAGAGCCTGCAGGCTCAGACTGACCTATTCCTGGAGGCCATATGTAGCGGAGACCCAAAGGTCTGGACCAGATTGCAGCTTACCCTTCAGAATTCTGGAGACTGTGAGGACAATGCAGTCGAGTCGGAAAGAAGTGTAGAGCCAGATATCACAGCTGTTGGTTGTATGATATAG
- the LOC130560015 gene encoding uncharacterized protein LOC130560015, giving the protein MLLEDQDFNFFLQLFHNIMPHVDILYAKLQKKDIDSVHIKGSIQQFQQDIQKIRNSLHSLVNQSSEGASQPKRRRLLSPEVHERIATEVCDTILQHTMERFCFTSHLVSATLLQADRFEQYTVAFPEDALSRTLKAYPVLNGSKLKTELSLIYCKEEFRTCCGAVDLLQLFKENNLEEVFSETVTLLKILITTPMTTAEAERCFSTLKRVKTFLRNSMTQERLNALAMLSMEKRMVTEIIDFNQKVIEKFASQKERRAKFIFK; this is encoded by the exons atgctgctggaggatcaggattttaatttttttctgcaacttttccacaacatcatgccacacgtggacatcctctatgccaaactccagaagaaggacatagattcagtccacattaaggggagcatccagcagttccagcaggacatacagaagatcag AAATTCTCTCCATTCTCTGGTTAACCAAAGCAGTGAAGGAGCTTCTCAACCAAAGAGGCGGCGGTTGCTTAGTCCAGAGGTCCATGAACGGATTGCAACAGAG gtctgtgacaccatactccaacacaccatggaacggttctgcttcacaagccacctcgttagtgccaccctgctgcaagcagacaggtttgaacagtacacagtggcgtttcctgaagatgcactgagtaggactttgaaggcctatccagtgctcaatgggagtaagctaaagacagagcttagtctcatctactgcaaggaagagttcagaacctgttgtggtgctgtggacctactgcagctgtttaaggagaacaatcttgaagaagtcttttcagagactgtcactctcctaaagatcctcatcaccacacccatgaccacagcagaggctgagaggtgtttctcaactttgaaaagagttaagacttttctgagaaatagcatgacccaggagagactaaatgcattggccatgctgtcaatggagaagagaatggtgactgagatcattgactttaaccagaaggtcattgagaaatttgcaagtcagaaagaaaggagagcaaaatttattttcaaatag